The Brachypodium distachyon strain Bd21 chromosome 4, Brachypodium_distachyon_v3.0, whole genome shotgun sequence nucleotide sequence CTGTGAGTCAATAAATATAAGCCCAGAGCAGCTTTGTACCCTCAGCAACCTTGTAAGTCTAGTACTGTTTTTCTTTCACAAACCGTGTGCTGCAACAAAGCATTACCCTAGTGGTACTGCAACATCTCCTTTAATCACATGGTGAAGAAAGCTTTTGTGTAGATTTCGGCAAAAACAGTAATGTTGTATCATCTTTCTGATCATCAGTCCACACTGGTACCAGGGAGAGCAGAACTAAAGTTCAGCAGTTTACCTTATATGCAAGTCGTCATTGTGAATCTTCGCTGCAAGTGTGTTGCCCTCTGCATTTTTAACTCTTGGAACAGGCATATCAACTACAAAGTAATTTGCAAATCTACATTTAGCAACAGAATTTTCTTTCGGTGTATGCATCTGAAGGAGATGCCCTTCCTTTTCCTGTAAGACTACCTGCTGGCCTCTTTACATGCTACCTGCTTCGTTGTCATTGTAGTTATCTGCTTCGTTGTCATTGTAATGTTGAAGTTAAGAAGAAAAGGACATCAAGTAGTCTGGACAGGCTATTTATCCCCTGATAAGGTTCCAATGTTCACAAAATATTTCTTGTATTGATATTCTGATGATTTGATCATCTTGATcaatttaagaaaaaaaaggatttaTATAGGTCATGCTGTCAATTTCTATGGAGGAGCTTACTATGGAGCATATATCTAGTCAAGTGTATACTTCTTTGAGGCAACTACATGCTCGACTAGAAATGTGATGATCCAGAAAACTCAAGTACTCTTTATCAGAATCTAAAGCAAAAAAGTTTTGGCTGATCTAGATGGCTAAATGGCTAGCAATGCAAGCTCATTGACACTAGATGCCCTCATGGCTACATGaacctttccttttctttttcccttcctAAACTTTCTGTTTTACAATGCCGATCCCAAGACAGATACATGTGGCCATAGCTCCTACCTTGCCTTTAGTCCTCTTCTTCTCTACGACACTTCAAAGAGACTAAGCTTGCGAGACACAAAAACAAGTCAGTGGGCTGACGAACATGATCCAATGCAACGTCCAGGCAGGCGATGTTGTGACAACTTTCTCATTCTAATACAACCTCCACAACGTACCAGCAGATCATAAAAGTGTGTTAtccagaaaaaaacaaaagctggTTTCgttaaaagaaaacaaaagaagatccTTCGGTGCTGTAAGACGTCCAGAGCCTGCTTGTGTGAGAATCTTGGAAAAAAGAGACCGCAGCTACTTGTAGGGCAGGCTTTGAATCATTTCACGGAGGGGCTAAAGAGCACAGCGGCAAGACGTGGTAGGGAAAGACAAAGGGGAAAGACAAAGAGAAAGATCAGCAAGAAAGGAGGCGGTGAACCAGGAGAGTCATGGCGCCGGTTGGTCTTCCCCCAGGCTTTAGGTTCCATCCAACTGATGAGGAGCTTGTGAACTATTACCTCAAGAGGAAGGTCCATGGCCTCAGCATTGAACTCGACATCATCCCAGAAGTAGACCTCTACAAATGCGAGCCTTGGGAGCTAGCAGGTAACCTAAAATATCAAGTCCATCCTATTGCTCATCCTGATATCTCAGTACTCTTACGTTCTGATTGAAATCTTATTTGTTTTGGAAGAGAAATCATTCCTGCCTAGTAGAGACCCTGAGTGGTACTTCTTTGGGCCAAGGGATAGGAAGTACCCAAACGGATGCCGGACAAACCGTGCAACCCGAGCAGGATACTGGAAATCGACTGGCAAAGATCGGTCGATCAACTACCAGAAGAGGTCAATTGGTATGAAGAAGACATTAGTCTTCTACCAAGGTCGAGCTCCTCAGGGTATCAGGAGCAACTGGGTCATGCATGAGTACCGCATAGAAGAAAGCGAATGCAATAATACTATGGGGATTCAGGTAACTCATTCATCCTTCTCACTATCAGTATAAATTAAATCATTGTGTGTGATTTCTGCTACATTTAGTGAGCTGAGGATGCATTTCAGAGTACTAAAATCAAGCCAGTCTTGCTGCAACCATACCTCAAAATATGCAAGATTTTATATATGTGTCTTGctaaaagaatttttttttgaggaacacAGCtgctaaaataaaattgatgggaaaagaagatgaaaatTAGGGCATAGTTAGTTCAGGGAACCTACGTTGTTTATGCATGGAGTGCATGAAAAGTAAGggttcttctctctttttccccATATCAGTACCATAAAGTATTCCTTGCTTCCAAGGACCATAGCTACTTTACAAAGTACAGCAGAAGCTCTTCTCGTTTTGTAATGGGGTCGCAGATGGTACACTTTTTTTGGTGCTCCTGATAAGACAAATGTGACATCCAATTCTTGGTTGATGAAATGAAACCATACTGAGTATACATAATCTAGGTCGGTTGCATGTTGATGCTACCTTAAAGCATAGACATCCTTCAGTGTGGCCCAGTGCTGTGTCGGTGGCTTTACACTTTATTCTCCCTGTCCCACTCCTACTTTACTTAGTAGTAAGAAAATTGAATATATCTGATGATCCCATGTTTATTGTAGATTAGATCGAATTCCACACAGCAGTTGTTAGCTAAAACTTGTGAATCAGTATGTTATCCACTCCGTTCATTCAAAGACTTCATATGACATTTCTATCAACTAATCCCTCTGTTCCAgattataagatgttctagctttttcctaagtcaaacttcttgaaatttgaccaagtttattgaaaaatctaccaacatctacaactctaaattagttttattaaatccgttatgatatatatcttcatagtaaACTTATTTGCTATTGTAGATActaatacatttttctataaatttggtcaaatttaaaAAAGTTCGACATAGGACAAAGCAAGAACATCTTATgatttggaacggagggagttaATTAAATATTAGTTGCATTCAAAGTCGGTGTACCAGTTGACATTTATGACAACTGAATCCGGTTTCAGTTTAGTCCAATCATAATTCAGAGAACAGAGGTTACTGTATCTGAATTGTTCATAAGCATGGACAGCTGCCCATTTTCCAAAAGAATTATTCAATTACACGATTACTTTCAGCAGTTTAATTTGCATATTATTTCCTGCACATAATGATGAATTCTCTGGAAATTGACTCCAACTTTTGTAAACATGGGTTTTATATATAGAAGCGGTAAAATTGCCTGATttctattattattattaaaaACCAAACAGATAACGATAACACTTGCATTACAGTATCAAACAAAAGCAGGATGCAAACCCCAATTCAGCAAATGTATAAAACTACAAATATGGAACCTTATTTGAACATGTTGATATAGGATATACCACACATACCACAGCAGCAAAAGTCCCAAACATAACGAAGAAGCCCGACCCGCACATTTTATAAGTATGCAGCTGTATATTTTTCAGTAAAGTAAATAGAAAACTTAGTTTAGGAAGCACCTTCCTTCGATTCAGTTTTTGCGTAGCATTAGTTTTCATCGGTAAAACACAGCTCGTTCCATCAGCACCATCGGTAAATGGAGATGAAGTTCTATTGTTCATATATTTGTTCTTTTACAGGACTCCTATGCACTATGTagggttttcaaaaaaaatgtgccGGTTGGTGAATTTGAGAAGCAAGGGGAGTGCAGCACTTCACGGGCTAAAGACAACCAAGAAGAAGTTACAGACTTCGAGGATGCTGGACAGTCGTCAGGTGCTGCTGAGAATGATAAAGACAATTCATGGATGCAATTCATAGTAGATGATCTGTGGTGCACCAACAAAACAAAGTAATGAACTAAAAAAGACAGCTTTTTTAGCTTCATCTAACCAGAATCCCATTACTAGTTACACTGTATCTTTGTATATGTTTGATAAAAACATTTCACACTTTGGACAGGATGACAACTTAAGTTTGGACTCTGATTCTTAGTTTAGGTTTATCTCATCTTTTGGTATTGTTAATGTAATATACAAATGTGCTACTTTATACTTCCGCCTCCAATTTTCCTGTAAACTATACTATAATGGAACAGCACATGGTAAAGCAGTAAACTACAAAATCAGAAATTTATGATGTAATCCTGGTAGGTACACAGTGAACCAATCACGAGTATTATTTTACAACATAAACAGAACAAATTTACTAATCCCTTATTAATCACCATCACGAATTATGTTCAGTCTCAGAAACTTGATTTGTTATAAATTAGCTATAATGCAACTCCAAATTTATATTTGAAATGCTATGGTACCAACATATGACAAGAATTTTAACGGCTTTGAACTTCAAAAATTAGTATAAGAGCAGTGCTGTGCTAGCAATCTAACAATTGTAACGTCAACTCAGCGACTTTTTTGTCTGATATAATTTCCAGACAGGTTTTTGGTTGTAAATCTTAAAGAATAGCTGTTTATATATCATGTTATTTGTTTGATCATTTCAGGGCTGAAATCCTGAAAAGTGAAATCTCATAATACAGGCAATAATAAAATCCTTGGGGATATATATAACTAGGTACATGGTAACTGCAAACCAAACCAAGACCCCATCAGCCTAATCTTTGCACCTTTAGCTCAATGCTGGTTCCAGTTCATGCATTCAGTTCATATCTCATCAGCAGAGGAgaacagctgctgctgcttacCAGGATTCAAAAGGTTGGGTCAATagtccaaataaattttccGGAAAAGAAATCAACTGCTTCTGATCacaattcaaaaaattgtttcaGACAGTCAATATCCATGTTaaaaatcaagcaaagaaaTCAGCTGTTTCTTATCACAATTCAAATGGTCGGATCAGCTACTTAGGAATCTTAGGTAGTACTAGGTCGTTCAGATTGCAGCTGATTCCGCAAGCCTGGTGTGAACCCCCAATAGTCAAAGTCTCAAATGGACAGCATATAACTTACTGTATTTAAAACTTGATTCAACTGGCAGAAAAGATGTTACAATGGTAAAGCCAAGGAAGCAGTAGCTGATCATGACAACTTTTGGAAAGACAGAGGTAAAGCAGATCGGTACCTAGAGGTCGCAGGAGTAGTAGCAGGGCATTTCCAACACCAGAGGTCGTTCATGGCCACCGCCGCATCCTGCCCAGAGACACCGCACCCATAAACCCACTCGTTCTCAGAGGCGAGCTGAAACTGTTCCACCAGAAAACAAGGGGCGTGGGTGTATGATCTATCTGTCGTTTTACCTTGATGGCAATGCCACACCGTCAGGGTGCTCGACGAAATCACTGAACCGGAAGAATAGAGCTCGTACCTGCTCCACAGCTGTGCCGATGTAGACGACGACCGGACGTTCCATTCCCTCATTGGTCTGCAGCCGATCCCTTCAGTTGCTATTCCAAAATCGCTTTCTGAAACCGGGGACGTTGGTTGACAAGAGATTTCTAATTGAGCTTTCCATCTCACACCATGGGAGATTTTGCATTGCTCAGAACGAATGGTTCGAATCGCACGCTGAAGCCAACATGATTGATTTCGTGGCAGTTAGATCCAGAGCTGAAGAGAACGATACTGATACAGAGCACACTGAAATATTTAACATCGTG carries:
- the LOC100828630 gene encoding NAC domain-containing protein 86, producing the protein MAPVGLPPGFRFHPTDEELVNYYLKRKVHGLSIELDIIPEVDLYKCEPWELAEKSFLPSRDPEWYFFGPRDRKYPNGCRTNRATRAGYWKSTGKDRSINYQKRSIGMKKTLVFYQGRAPQGIRSNWVMHEYRIEESECNNTMGIQDSYALCRVFKKNVPVGEFEKQGECSTSRAKDNQEEVTDFEDAGQSSGAAENDKDNSWMQFIVDDLWCTNKTK